One Gadus chalcogrammus isolate NIFS_2021 chromosome 7, NIFS_Gcha_1.0, whole genome shotgun sequence genomic window, ACAAGCTACCTGTAGTCAGAGGCTATTACAAGCTACCTGTAGTTCGTGGCTATTAGAAGCTACCTGTAGTTTGAAGCACCTTGAAAAACGACCTTTAGTTAGAGGCTATTAGAGTCAGAAGCGTCTTGGGTGTCACGTCATGTCGTCACGTAGATATGGACTCAGACAAAATGAAGTGAAAGGCCCACTCACCGGTGACCATGACGGTGCGGAGCTGGGCCTGTCTCAGGGTTTGGATCACCCCGGCCGTCTCGGGCTTCACCAGGTTCCTCATGAGGAAGAGGCCCAGGAACCGCATGTCTCTTTCGACCGCCTCTCTGTGGagacacagcacacacattGAGCACCTCCCTGGTTCCAGCAATCTTGGGCGCAACCACCAAATCTTTCAGAATTGGAATTTGGGTATAAATTGGATTTAGTTTATTTTGTCCTTCCTTCTACTATATTTATCTAGAGATAGATTCTCACATAATTTTTTCTCTAGCATTTTCTATATTTAACAAACTAAAAACTGAATACGAACATCCATATTGATGAGGAAATATGCATGCCGGTAGAAGTCATGATTAATAAAAGTAAGGAAGGGAAATACACCTGTCGGTTGACAAAGTACCAgacgaataaaaaaaatacatcatcATTTGAGTGCTGTCCTCTTCATGTAATTCTAGATTCTTTGTACCGTTCAATCGTCCCCAGGTCCGTGTCGCTGCCCATCACTTTGTAGCCCAGAGCCAGCACCCTGAAGCCTCTGCTGGCAAAGTCATCCAAGACACCGGAGAACTGCGGGGGCactggaaaacaaacacacggccTGTCTGTCGTTAGCTCATATGTTCTCATATTaattgttaaataataaatagaagAGAAactaataatgtaataatgtagCATGATAAATAGTATTAAAATAAACAGTTAAAATAAAGAGATTAAGCAATCTTCCACTCCCCATGAACACAAAACTCTTTTCTACCCATCCGTCAACATCATTTAGCTCTGATCTCTCCCAGACGCGAGTTAACTCAGGTGGTGAGTCAGTATTGTCTCCCCACCCGTGTCTGCCAGACAGAGGCTGGTCACCATCTCCGGGGAGCCCTTGATGATGGCTATCGCCGgccggccaccagggggcgccgcCACCACGCTCATCCTCTGCAGCGACGAGGAAAAGGGGAAGCGGCGCACGACGGCCACGCTCTCTGCGTGAGGCTGAAGGGGAATGGGGAAGCACAAGTAAGAACCCAGCCATAGAGAAGTTCCATTCTTTCCCAGCTGATCAGGGAATGTACAGAGAATTGTGCAGAGTACCCAGAAAAGGTCATTGCATTTTGCTCATGACCCTGAAAGGCAACATAAGGAGACAGAAGATCAAGTTCCATGGTCCAAGGCCTTTTATCGAtatttgggtggtggtggtgatgggagcAAAGACAGTGAAGCTGGAGGGACTTTCATTTGTCCGAGACATCACCTCACAGTATGGGGCGACGGGGAACAATCCCGTCACTCTCTTTGAGTCCTTGTTGTCATTGTGATGTAACGCTGCGATCGACCATCAAAAGGTTTCCCCACAGGGGGAGCCTGGACAGAACAGGGATGACGACAGGGAGCTTTGACACTCACAGTTCTCTCAGAGAAGGGAGTCCCAGCAGGAGGCCTCATGACGGACAGAACCTTGTGACCTCCGAACTCTGAGTCCAACGCATGACCATCCACGGACGGCTCTATCAGCTCCTATGAGTCACAAGCAAGCATGAGGTTAGATGAACTGAAAGGGGTTGAGGCTATACAGGAAGAAAGTTATAAATAGCGACTCTTTCAAAATAATTCCAACTAATTTGCTCAGAAGTTGGTTCCTCGAGCTTCTTTACATTTGCCATAGGCTGCTTCTCTGACTGTCGctttgttttattaaaaaatgttggagacacagagagattgGCTTTCGAACAACATTATTTGTACAACATGTGACCGCACAGATTTGGCACAAATCAACCTCTCTTTAATCTAGAGCATCTAGAGCAAACGGGGTTAATGAGTTCTGCAATGATATGATGCTTGACCGTGACATGATACAGCCGGCTCCTCGTACCCAGCCAGTGGACTCCATCATCTTCAGCTCCAGGGGGTCCCCGTACGCCTGGCCATCCAGCAGGGCCACGCTGTGGCAGCAGGCCAGGGCCGTGAGCAGGGGCCCGGGGGCCAGGAGCCTGGGGTCTGGGACCAGCTCAGAGAAGCCCTTCTGGTGGGCTTCCATCACCCCCCACATGTCCAGACCCTCCTCGGTCAGGGTTCCTGTCTGGGTTGGAGGTTGGAGGTCCGAAACGCTTTACATTCAGTGTTGAACTCAGAGTGTTTGAAGACAACATAGCCAAGGCTAGTGAAATTGACAAATCggacaatacaaatacaacacTGAGTCACACCACTGATTAATGTTGGTGCGAtttcatactgttattattaCCAAGTTCAGTTCAACAtcagattaaaaagaaaaacgtaATAAAAGCCTGATCACTCACTGTCTGTCATTCACAAGTACAATAACCACTAGTTTGAATCTATACTGGGACTATTTTGAATCTGTTTAGCTGTGAGCCTGTTTAGCTTTTAACCTGTTCACTTCGAGCCTGTTTACCTGAGACCCTGTTTACCTGAGAGCCTTTTAATCTGTGACCCTGTTCCCTCTGTACATTTTGATAGGGGTGTGCTTTACTAAGTTCCTATGGGAAAAGGCCTTCTGTACACAATGGCCAACCGCGTTGCAGTACCACAGCTGGCCACCGTTGTTATTCAGGGGAGTATTGCGCCGGGGCCAGGGCTGGGTCGTTGCCTCACCTTGTCGAAGCAGAAGAGCGACACCTTGCCACAGACGTTGATTCGGGGCGGGCTGATGCAGAAGACGCCCTGGCGCTTGAGCCGGCGCTGTGCGTAGATGGTTCCCGTGGTGATGGCAGCGGGCAGGGCGGGGGGCACCACGATGGTCACCACGTCCAAGGTCCTGATCACGAGCTCGCCCCACGTTACCTAGGGAACCAGAGCCAGCCAGTTGGAGGCAGCGCCTCAACCTCGTCCTCACGCTGGTCCCCTTATCACGCAGAGCGGTTTACCGCAAAGAGGAACCACGCAGTGAGCGGTAGAGTATCAAGATGGGAATACTGGAAGTGGAACACCGGCAGGACTTACGTTGGACATGCTGAGCACCACAACGCTGTAGATGGTCCCAAGGACAGCTGTCGACAAAGAAATTAGGAAGTACATGAAGTTTCATACGATGTGGAAGCCACAAACGGTCCGTACGTCTGAAAGAGATACCAGACCCTAACATTAGACCGCAGGGGACTGCCCTGCCTCGAGTGCTAAGCGGTAACCACTTTCTCCGCCTGCCACTATAAAAAGCTAGGATTGGATGCGTCTTACCCACGccacccaggaggaggaggaacttgGTGGCGTCTTGATAGAAGCGGAAGTTGATGGGCTGAGGGTAGAGGATGGAGCTTATCAGGTCTCCTTTAGCAGTGAAAAACcctggagacggaggaggacaTTAAAATGATTATTAACTGCAGTCTAAAGGACCCAAGTTCAATTGAAGGAATTGTATTTATTACTGGAGCATAATGCCAATCATGAGCCAAAAGACGAGAGATTCACATCGGATTCACCAGATAAATAAACATGCATGTTTTCACATTTGGAGTGTTTTATGCATCCAATGAGCTATCCATACGCTCTCAAATGCCAGTGAACCAGCAATTATATTGTTTTAGACATGTTCATAAATCCTCTTGGAATAATTTATTAAGCGCTAAATGGAGCAATATACTGGATATAGTTAAGCTACTGTATATTAGCTGGAGCACGTAACATTCCCATCAGACCAACACTGTCACATATCTTCCTTGAAGCAACCCTTCAAACCCATGCTGAtgctaatataaaaaaaaaggttacaCAAGAAAATCTGCTTTTCCTCCAGATCTTTTTGAGCCAGATCATTTTTTCTGCTTTTGCCCGTTTGCCACCTCCATGCTGGCATTGTTGCTCAGACCTGTTGAAAGCCatgggagggggcgtggctatcCTGCTGCTCACCTGTGCTGGTGACCACAGCCACGGCCCCGCCCCTGGCCTGGATGAGTTGCGTGCCGCAGAAGAGCGTGTGTCTGCGATGGCCCTCTGAACTGAACCGGGAGTCCCCCGTAGGCAGCGGGGTCTTTAGAACAGGGACACTCTCGCCTAGAGGTAACCACATAGAGGACAAAGCCCTCGTCAGCACTGCTGACCAGGTGACCTACAGAGGTGGTAACTGAGGAGCAGGTACCTATGGTTGAACGCATAATTGCCTTGCCTGACACCGTCGTTTTCTGTGAGCCTGTTTAGCTGTGAGCCTGTTTACCTGAGAGCCTGTTTACCTGTGAGCCTGTTTACCTGTGAGCCTTTTTACCTGAGAGCCTGTTTACCTGTGAGCCTGTTTACCTGTGAGCCTGTTTACCTGTGAGCCTGTTTACCTGTGAGCCTGTTCACCTGCGAGCATGTTCACCTGTGAGCCCGTTTACCTGTGAGCATGCTCTCGTTGACCATGCACTCCCCGGCCAGCAGGGCGGCGTCGCAGGGCAGCAGCAGGCCTTCTGGCGGGATGAGCAGGCAGTCCCCTGGGACCAGTTCCTCTGAGCTCAAAAGCACGTCTGACACAACACAGGACACACAACGGTTGCCAGGCAGCACATTAAACACGTCATGTGCGCTTACGTTTGCGGCTAGTGGGTTGCAGAGTAAACCATCCTAGCTATGTAGTAACCCGAACGAGAGATGAATCACATTATTTGACACCTTGGATGCCATCTCTCACCAGAATAAAGCTGAACTGAGAAAATTAAACGAGTATAATGTATAAGCGGTAAAATCTAAGGTTATAAATGCACGgtgatttgtaatttaatcGGGGTCAGGGCCAAGAGAAAGCCTTGCCAGGCGTGTACATTTAGGGCTTTATATCCTCCTATCATACTATTGGTTTAAGGTTGGGCCCCATTGGACTGGATGGATTTGTGTCGTCTGTGGACGGGTCACACCTACCTCCGGTGCTCCTGCGTACTTTAACAGTCGTGATGAGCTGGGCCATGTTGCGCAGAGTGACACTTTGCTGTGGACAGATGGAACAGTGTTTGCAATATCAGGTTAGCTAAGCAAACATGTCCCGTTAGAGGGAAACAAAACACCCTGTCTGTGGGTGTAGTCAAAATGCTTTATTGACCTTACCTGGTAACCGAAAACGGCCGGTAACAATTTTAGTTATGGTTAGGCCAAATCATCAGTCAAGGGCAACTTTGGAGCTTAGCATCTAAAATAAGTTCTTTCTGGGTTTGGTTTCACTATAAAGCTTCACTTTCAAATAAATGGTGAAATATTTATGTAAAAACAAACTATCGTGCTTTGTGTCAAGTCAAAGTCAAAAGCTGTCATATAAATTGATTTGTATACTCTTTGGCCTACTGAGAAATCAGAAACATGTTCAAAGTTGCACGattgtatatattattttagatattATTTACAATGGTGGCCTTGCAAAAGGCAAAGCCTCTTCATGTATACCTACATATCAAAATAAAACTAAGCTAAAGACCATGTATCTTTGTTATATCTATTCGACTTCCTATTGCACTGAGGAATGTTTTGAATACACTCGACGAATCAAACTGACTCACCTTGCGTGTTTCGTACAGCGAGATGCTGATGGACAGGAGAGAGATGACGAGGATACAGGCGGCATAATAATAGTAGTTATCGGCCATCCACAAGGCGATGCTGAACACTTGAAAGATATAAAAGGGATTGAGGATCTtaagagaaaggagaaagagacCGAGAAGAAAGTCATTCGTAAAGCAGAGAACCACAAGAGCTGAATACTGCACTGTGTTCTTCCTGTCCTATGTGCTTGGACACCATATTCATTCCCTTGCAACCACACTTGCAAGCGGGTGTCTTGTACACGCATTGCGTCTCCGTCTCACCTCGTCAACCAGTAAACTCATATAGGACTTAACAGGCACAGTAATCAGGTTTGGTCCATAGACCTGTTGCCTGGAACGGAGATAGACAAAAGAAATAGGTCATCAACACCAGGGCAGGGCTCCCTGAACCCTCACAAGGGATAAtgacaccatacacacacacgtgtacctGGAGTTCTGCTCCAGGGGACTCAGGCCGCTTTGGAAGCGATACAGGTCGCTACACGTCCATTCCTCATTGAGGACACTGCCGAGATAAAAGAGTTAGTccaacactgcacacacacaaatagacaaacTGCGTCCGAACATAAGGACATGATTTGAACTGATACATGTATAAACTGATAAAGATGAACCTGTTAAGAAATGCAAATCCACTTTTTAAACACAAGGAGCagtattttttaaataacatttGACAAACACAAGACAAATACAGTTTGCCCTTGTTGATATGATATATGTTATATACCATACTACTGTGAATGATGCACTTTTTATAGTAGCCTTTTATACTTTCTTAAAAGGACATTTGTTAATCAATTTCATACGTTTTCAATGGCAATTCACCTGACTGGACAGAAGGCACCTTTCCTGGGCAGCCAGATATAGCGTAGGCCCTCGAACTGATAGAAGCGCAGCAGAGATTTCTGTAGAACAGGGATCCAAGTTAACACAAGCAGCCAGAGTGTGTGGTGAGTGACCCCCCCACACCGGACATCCCTTACCTGCTCATTGTGGAGCTGGACCGTATCTCTCCATTCCcggttctcctccacctcttccaccagCTCCGAGCTGAAgcccagagagaggagtgaacgGGCAGTTTGTGCATATTGCATGTGGAAGGTTGCATATTGCATGATGAAGCATTCCTAGATATTCACTGCAGTATGATGAGCATTTATAATAAGAACACGTGGCCTTGTCCGTTTCTAGATCTTCACAATGTAAATATTCCTAACAAACGTGCATGACCATATGCTTTCATTAATGGCCGTATGCTTTAAGGAAGGGCCATATAATCAAATGGAATGACCATTTAATAAATTAACGACCCTCTACTTCATTGTGAAGAACCTGAATTTATCCATATGTCCCTGTCCAGaatgtagcatgctttaaaaaggAAAAGGTGTCTGAACAGAAGGCAGTAGGGGTGTCTGACCAGGAGGTATTCACGGTAAAACTGACCTTCCATCCTCAACCTCCTCTGTGAGGACTTGGACCACGTAATTATGTCCCAAACTGTCCTGAAGAGAGAAGAAGACAATGTCTGAAACCAAAAGCAATGCACGGTCCATGGTACTAGCCTGGTACTAGTCTGGTACTCCATGGTATGTGGTACATCATGGAACTACGATCACCTATTCtcttaaaagaaaaaatatgaattctTGCGGCTCAGTGGCTAAGTGCACAAACCTACAGGGCATACGCTTCATAGCCAGCCAGGTACTTTTCTCTCCTGACCATTAAGGCACAAAAAGTATGACATTTCTTTAACACGAGAAGCAATCGTGGTCATCCTCATTTGAATCTTTGTGTAGCACAGTTTTACAATACAGTAAATACATAGAAATATAACCGTTTGGCCGACAAATGTTCCACCTCAGTTTCTGGGCTTCCTGGGGTGAATTAATATGTGAGGAAAGTGCGAAGCAAATCGATTGGACTTTTTTAGACTGAAGAATTACGGTGAGGATGTGCCTTTGTAATGCAATAGCAGCAGGCCAAACAATGAACTTGAATGTGATAAGTTGTCCTCCGAGTTTGGGCTACAGCCTGATAATGTCCTGGTTATACTTCACATCCAAATGACTGTAATTCCTCTATGCTTAGAGGAACAAGTGTGCCTCATAAATAAGGAATGATTGTTTAATGGTCTCAAAGCCCCACACTCTCGAAATGCGATTCTCCATTTTTTGGCTCTGTGTGTGCCCGTCGAGTTACACAAACAAGTCCAGCAGTCATTTTAATCTACAAAAATGAAAAGAATGTCTTAATCGATTTGCAGCCgactttccacacacacacacacacacacacacacacacacacacacacacacacacacacacacacacacacacacacaacacacacacacacacacacacacacacacacacacacacacacacacacacacacacttcaatctTCCAGTGTCTCTTTCAGGACATGAGCAAGTGAAGGGGAAAGGGGTTGCTTTTCTCACCCTCAGAAGCAGGACGTGGGCCAAGGCCAGAGGGCAGGGAGAGCACCGGGCCATGACAGCGAACCGGGGGCGCCAGgtgaacagcagcagcaggaggcctAGTGACAGCACAGCTCCCACGCGGCAGAGCCACACACGCCAGCCCACCCAGCGGTACCCCTGGACATCCTGATAGGAGAACAAATCAAGTCACCTGATCGTCAGCCATCCACTCTGCCAACCGTGTGGttgcacacaaacatttacagCCGTCCAGAACACAAAGTATCCCATTCGCTGATAAACGACGACCCGCTGCAGTTTCAATAGGCATTGGCATATTAGCCTGTGTGAAAAACGTAATTTAGCGCCATCGCTTCATTTAACGAAAATGGTTCATTATCGAAAACGGTCAGTGATCGTTTTACTCGTTTGAGAATCAtgccattaatgagcaggtgggCTTATGCATGATCCTCCAGGATGCCTGGTAGACTGTTGTGATGGGTCGTTCGAATGAACGAatcagttcgaatgaacgaaTCATCAACACAAACGAACCAAACTGATTCTTCTCTGTCGTTTGTCTCGTTCGTTCTCAGACTCGACCCCACTAGTCGCTGACTCGCTGTTCGTTCACTGACTGTGATtgaagagggaagaggcttaGTGAGCGAGCGTACGATAATATGATTCAATGTCAGTGAAATGATGGATGCATGCTGtctttgtactttctgtgtcgtgccagattaatcaaatatttgaatgtctcgtcaatctgtctcgttctttcatggttcgttctccacccgggacccccaccatcattgctaaatcaaatattttatcttgctgatatgttaaacatccaataatcaactacatccccccatcccgctgcgttTTGTTAAAGTTGTAATATGGATTGTTGACCGACTTCCAcgatcgtttgagaatgagaacaagggaggagctgagtctgaaagactcttcttggcgaactgaccgacgcgaactgaatcaaggtaaagaatcattgaatccatcacTAAGTCGACATTCGGGCCCAAACCGAGAACCTTCCAGCTGGGAATCCTACCCCTGACCACTTGATCCTGCCCCTGAATGGATTTTGTGGTTGATTGATTTTAAAACATGCATTTGTTTTAATAGTTACAGATAATAATGAGGAAGATAGTGGTTCAATTCACGTCAGTTAAtcattcaattttaattgaattaaTTATTCTCATTTTGTTTTAAGGGGGGTGAAACTTTTTCTAAATCACCGCAGAAACCTTTACCTCGCTACCTCTTTCA contains:
- the atp13a2 gene encoding cation-transporting ATPase 13A2 isoform X2, translating into MDVQGYRWVGWRVWLCRVGAVLSLGLLLLLFTWRPRFAVMARCSPCPLALAHVLLLRDSLGHNYVVQVLTEEVEDGSSELVEEVEENREWRDTVQLHNEQKSLLRFYQFEGLRYIWLPRKGAFCPVSVLNEEWTCSDLYRFQSGLSPLEQNSRQQVYGPNLITVPVKSYMSLLVDEILNPFYIFQVFSIALWMADNYYYYAACILVISLLSISISLYETRKQSVTLRNMAQLITTVKVRRSTGDVLLSSEELVPGDCLLIPPEGLLLPCDAALLAGECMVNESMLTGESVPVLKTPLPTGDSRFSSEGHRRHTLFCGTQLIQARGGAVAVVTSTGFFTAKGDLISSILYPQPINFRFYQDATKFLLLLGGVAVLGTIYSVVVLSMSNVTWGELVIRTLDVVTIVVPPALPAAITTGTIYAQRRLKRQGVFCISPPRINVCGKVSLFCFDKTGTLTEEGLDMWGVMEAHQKGFSELVPDPRLLAPGPLLTALACCHSVALLDGQAYGDPLELKMMESTGWELIEPSVDGHALDSEFGGHKVLSVMRPPAGTPFSERTPHAESVAVVRRFPFSSSLQRMSVVAAPPGGRPAIAIIKGSPEMVTSLCLADTVPPQFSGVLDDFASRGFRVLALGYKVMGSDTDLGTIEREAVERDMRFLGLFLMRNLVKPETAGVIQTLRQAQLRTVMVTGDNILTAVNVSRSCGMVGSEDQVIFVQASPPDGQLPPTLSFHQEDRGASGTHGSTEVHTWGLYQSGVSYHLAVNGKSFSAICDHFPEYLPKVLMRATVYARMAPDQKTQLVKELQKLNYRVGMCGDGANDCGALRASDVGVSLSEAEASVASPFTSKVNNISCVPLLIREGRCSLVTSFSLFRYMALYSLIQFSSVLILYTVKTNLSDWQFLFFDLFLVTLLAIVMGRGGPSEELHPRRPPASLIALPILGGMFLHTLFNILGQTGALLITTSQDWFVQLNSTESGAANLPNMEETSVFALSGYQYIIMAVVVTKGYPYKKPLYHNFLFLGLLLIFLGVMTWLVLYPGPVFAKLLQLYTYPDTTLNMLLVSLAALNFLTCFLMEVLIDQGLLNCLRCVHRKRMSKKQYKRLDVLLSESPSWPPLNQSLPSAQYTVIGLS
- the atp13a2 gene encoding cation-transporting ATPase 13A2 isoform X1, with product MALRGSVAELPGVGHPSPGWKSPLVPPGSQMDVQGYRWVGWRVWLCRVGAVLSLGLLLLLFTWRPRFAVMARCSPCPLALAHVLLLRDSLGHNYVVQVLTEEVEDGSSELVEEVEENREWRDTVQLHNEQKSLLRFYQFEGLRYIWLPRKGAFCPVSVLNEEWTCSDLYRFQSGLSPLEQNSRQQVYGPNLITVPVKSYMSLLVDEILNPFYIFQVFSIALWMADNYYYYAACILVISLLSISISLYETRKQSVTLRNMAQLITTVKVRRSTGDVLLSSEELVPGDCLLIPPEGLLLPCDAALLAGECMVNESMLTGESVPVLKTPLPTGDSRFSSEGHRRHTLFCGTQLIQARGGAVAVVTSTGFFTAKGDLISSILYPQPINFRFYQDATKFLLLLGGVAVLGTIYSVVVLSMSNVTWGELVIRTLDVVTIVVPPALPAAITTGTIYAQRRLKRQGVFCISPPRINVCGKVSLFCFDKTGTLTEEGLDMWGVMEAHQKGFSELVPDPRLLAPGPLLTALACCHSVALLDGQAYGDPLELKMMESTGWELIEPSVDGHALDSEFGGHKVLSVMRPPAGTPFSERTPHAESVAVVRRFPFSSSLQRMSVVAAPPGGRPAIAIIKGSPEMVTSLCLADTVPPQFSGVLDDFASRGFRVLALGYKVMGSDTDLGTIEREAVERDMRFLGLFLMRNLVKPETAGVIQTLRQAQLRTVMVTGDNILTAVNVSRSCGMVGSEDQVIFVQASPPDGQLPPTLSFHQEDRGASGTHGSTEVHTWGLYQSGVSYHLAVNGKSFSAICDHFPEYLPKVLMRATVYARMAPDQKTQLVKELQKLNYRVGMCGDGANDCGALRASDVGVSLSEAEASVASPFTSKVNNISCVPLLIREGRCSLVTSFSLFRYMALYSLIQFSSVLILYTVKTNLSDWQFLFFDLFLVTLLAIVMGRGGPSEELHPRRPPASLIALPILGGMFLHTLFNILGQTGALLITTSQDWFVQLNSTESGAANLPNMEETSVFALSGYQYIIMAVVVTKGYPYKKPLYHNFLFLGLLLIFLGVMTWLVLYPGPVFAKLLQLYTYPDTTLNMLLVSLAALNFLTCFLMEVLIDQGLLNCLRCVHRKRMSKKQYKRLDVLLSESPSWPPLNQSLPSAQYTVIGLS